The window CGCTCTAATATTAAATTacaatttgaataaaataatttagttCATAATGCGTTACATGATGGTGTAATGTAATCTTAAACCTATTTGTCAATAACTGACAGAAGATATTTATGTCATAGCCATATACAGAATTTATAATATAAAAAGACATGCAATTCATTTTCGATAAAAATGTTAAAAATAGAATATTTGAGTTCCAGCTATTATTGACTATGAAGTCATCCAATtttttatctttaaaaaaaaaaaaagaaactcttTCACTAGTTTGAGTGCACATCTCTTTATGGTAATACATTTAAAATATAGTAAATTTTTATACATTgtcaatataaaatttttttacactAACAGATTTAGATCATTCCATAtaatatgaatttaaatttgaaatttaaataatatgtaTATGTGGCATATATTAATGGCTGCTAGTGTGAAAAGGTTACCACACTGTTAGTGCATAAAGAGTTACTTCTTCAAAATAACAGATGAGAATGTTTTCTAtatgttgaaatttttttacaACTGTTTTCTATATTCTGATTTTATGAATATTTTGAACATAAGAAAGCTGAAAATCTGAAGTATCTAAAATCATCTTTTACATAATGAGAATTAGCACATTATTTGAAAGCTAATATTTGCAATTACACTGCTGTTTATAATCATAAGaagacacaaaaaaataaaaagagaacaaagaaaaacaagtTGGTGCGAAGAAAAAAGCTAACTAAACCCAAAATTTTCATGATTCATAATCTTGAAGGCCAAGTCTACTTATCTATTGAGTGTTTAATCAAGGgataattagaagaaaaataaaatagaaaaaaattttgagaaaaaaaataaaaagaagtacCACTTTTTTTCCAGAGACAAATTCCGTACACGGGGTCGCAATGTTAGCCCgttattttattaaaacaataaatgaattacaaaaatttcatttttttaaaaaaaaatttagtgtaATAGAGAATATTTAAATTCGGGATTTCTCACTTACACTTCCATCTCTACCTTTCCAACCACTCAATCCATTCCTTCccaaaatgaaatacaaaaatttCGAGGGGGCCAAACTTAACCTcgagaaaaaacaagaaaaaggtaCACTTGAGAACGAGAGGTTAGCAAAATTATAACCTTGCAAAAATGTCCAAGTGGCAAGCCAATCTTTTGATAAAAACTAATGAAGCTTCtcgagaaaaggaaaaaaaacacttTTCAAACTCTAAAGTTTGAAGAGATATAATTCAATTAGAGTATCATTTACATGATTATTTCAACTTATATTTGACAATTTAACTTAAGCTTTAATCAGATTACAATGTTATTATCATAATTATTCtttgaatttatatttatatttatttcaatatgAATTATAAATTATATTTGACAAATTAAGCTGCATTTGTTAAAAATCGTCAAATTGCATGGATTTTTTCAAATtgttattttgacattttcttaTAGTCTTTgacattttattattttgttaatgtAACGAAAAAGATTATTTAAAACTAATTTCATCTTATTATAAAGAAAAAGATTATTACTGCTACTTAATGTAGTGTGCATTTTTatgttttgaatttattttaatttgttgATATTAAAATATTTGGTAACATTTGACTTTATGTTCATATATTTTTGTTATCAATTCtattttaattcatttatacCTTAATAAGTGTTTTTTATtgcaattaattttttcttttcttaatcaaACGAATGCATTAACGTCTAAATGACAAAaataagtgtatctctattatATTTCATTCAAATGCTCTTTGTTGTTGTTTTCATGGTAACCGttagatttgcattttttttcttattttctacaTTGTCAAATTATAAATTATTCAATACAGCTTATATATTATGAGTTCTAATTTGGAGAGAAAAacatttttccaaacttattgcaTTATTAGATTATTCAACAAGTCAGCTTACAGATTGCTTGGTTCTCCTATTTTTCCTCTGCTTTACTTATAATAAGCCATAAGTTAAATAATGCAATCATTCTTCAACTACTCATCTTTTTTCTCAATTATCTAACCATATTAGATACTTACATTTTTCTTCATAGTTAGGTTGTTCTTCACAAGAAAATCaattttttgatgaattatCAACTGTATTTCATATGTGTATAACTATTAGATTGAAAGACAAAGCACTAGTTTAGTTTAGTTTTCATAGACTACCTTTTCAGATGAAATTATTATCAACAAACTGCCCTTAAATAGTATAGTACACGACCTTACACACACTACCAACCTTTGTTatgcttcatttttttcttgttttatttccttcccaTTCCCATGTAGTAGAGTGAAAGCTTCCTtcactttcttgttttctcacatTTGGTAATacaatttttcttactttttactTCAACAAATCTATGCATCTATAGTAACATATActtttttttgcatgttttgtGTTTTCCTTTTGCAGCATTACTTTCAGTACTCAAAATTTTTGCTTAGCTTGTCACTTTACTCCAGATTAGTcatttcacttatttatttaGCACCAGTTAAACCTGTATAAActagctggaattaccaccaaACATAATATACACTTTTCctttcaaatttattttattttatttatgcgTTAATACTTGCTTTTTATTAGAACgaattttttccctttaataacCAACAATGCATTAAGATGCTCTTTATAATATATCTACACATAACACTCAACTCATAAACCATCTTTCAAATTTTGTTATTCTTAAACACTTTAGTGTGGGCATTTGCCATGCGGCCTTACTAGTATAAGAAGCAAGGGGTTTAGTtctttgcttcctttcttgccaCTTGGCTTCTTAATAGGTTGACAAGTGGAATATTTATTATCCCTTgcataactttttttttgtccctTTGTTCATGCCAAATCAACAAGTGGCCCTTATGTTGTCCTTTCTGAATCCAATGGGTTTTTTTATCTCTATTATCTCTATTATATAAGAAGATATGGAAGTTTACTATATCACCCTAATTTTTGAACACGTGGCATAGTTCTCCTTTAAGGAAGTTGTGATTTTTTCCCATTGTTTATTTTTATGCTCTTAAATGCTTCTTTCCGTGAAGGATTTAAATTTATAGAGCAATCAACAATTTCTTCTGAAGGCAGAGATCAGAGTTACTGGCAACAAAGGCAAACTGTAAAGTATGTAAGGGGTACTTCTGTTTTTCCTTTATGACTTTGCCTGTATTTAGTAAGGAAATAAATGTGCAAGGCAAACAATAAAGTATGTAAGGgtacttttgtttttcctttatgACTTTGCCTGTATTTAGTAAGGAAATAAATGAGTATGCACAGTTTTTCCTTTCCTAGAAATACTTAACTAATCTCACATGTCTTTAGTCAAGAGGTACATCAATCAAATTGCATCATATATGAATCTAGGTCCATTTTCCGTTGAAAAATCTTATTCTCACACATCTTTggccatgggattggatcaacTTTCACAATATATAAATCCTAATCACAATTTCCTTAGTCCTATGGGGAACtttgtacacacacacacacacatatatatatatatatatatatatatatatatatatatatatatatatatatatatatatatacgaaTTGGCTTCGCATGCACTTGTAACTTACTAGTACTTTTGGAAAGTGCCCATGATCTCATTCTTTAAGTTGTGATATCAAAGCCTAATATATAATATGAGAAGGCCACTTGTGGGCCGAAATACGAGCTTAGAGGAAGGAATCTCCATGCTCGTCCCATAAGTGTAACTCAACTATAGGTACGAGTGGTTAAAGGTTCGAATCATCATGAAAATAAGTGAGAAATCAATATTGAtcttttttgtgaaaaaaaaaactaagtaattAGGAATTTTGAGATCTCTCATTcaattcataaataattttctttctccttccttttataaagcccaaaaaaaaaggaagacttAGCTCCATGCTCTAGCTCAAGGTAAACGTCAAGTTGTTCTTTTTCGTGTCTTTTCGAAGGGTCTGGAGAAAGTTTCAATTAATAGGATTTTCCTAATCCTTCCTTTCCATAAGGAAGagcgtgacttttttttttttcagaatgaactcctttctttattttctttatttggtgTACCAACTTCAGCCggataaaaagaaattttcatgTTCGATTTTGAAGGGGGAGATCCTATAGGATCATGTCTTCAATTTCCTTTTGCTAGACCCATAACTTAAAAACCCACTTTCTTGCTATCACGAGATTCATCCGAATATTagatccaattttgaaaatacaacattccaccttttttttttcactgccCAAGGCTTTGATTTTCGAACATATACAAAAATGCTTTAGTTGGGCCTCGACTTTGCCACCGTGGTCCAAATGCATGATGTTAACACAAAATAATTAGTCTCAAATTTACCACTGTTTGTTGTCCAAATATACTGATCTTGTTCTCAATTGATTTTTAATACCCGATTTTTagattttgattaaaaaaattagtttATCGTGTTTACAACCTTTTTTCATATTCTGATTTTATGAATAAGAAAGCTGAAAATCTAAAGTATTAAATCATCTTTTACATAATGATAATTAGCAAAGAACACGGCCATTATTTGAAAGCTAATACTTGCAATTACATTGCTGTTTATAATCATAAGAATACACAAAACAttaacaagagaaaaaaaaaaacaagttggTTGGAAGAAAAGCTAACTAAACCAATATTTTCATGATTCATAATGTTGAAGAGTCCAAGTCTACTTGTGTATTGAGTGCTCAATCAAGGGATaattaaaaggaaaataaaatagaaaaaattttgagaacaaaaacaataaaaagaagTACCATTTTTTTTAGAGGCAAATTTCATACACGGAGTCAGAATGCTAGTCCGTTATAttattaaaacaataaataaattataaaattttttttaaaaaaatttaatatatgtgGGAGAATTCAAATTTGGAACCTTTCGAAGCATTCAATCTATCTCTCTccaaaatgaaatacaaaaatttTGAGGGGCCAAACCTGACATCGAgaacaaacaagaaaaagggGCACTTGAGaatagaggtggcaaaatgggcgggatgggcgggatttgcttgggtttgagatggaaccgagtcatatgggtttgggtCCAACCatacccatatgtgttttgggactaacttgggcgggatcattttgggatgggtttagattcatcccgcccaatacccaaattcattttctacatattttttttcctttaattcattttttatttttttatataattttaatatttttgatttattaaatttcttttagttttattaaataaacatgcaagtgctttatactcaagattcccaccaaaaattggattaacaaataaaggaaaagatagatatacagccatattccaacatatatcaagatggccaaggTCCTTAGGACGTTGAATATTTATCCTCATCATTGTCCAAGGATGACAGGTCTAAACTAACTGAAATGCTagaaattcttgtggataatgactaagaagactactagattatattcgctggtatgactataaaaattgttaaagataatttttgaatctaagactccgtttggattgactattttttcaaaaaataagtttttcaaatacaatgttacagtaatatacaataactcaagaaacatcccatccatattagtatatcaaatatttcaaaaaaattttatagtaaaaatttttcatatacacggctacaataaaatatttcaaaaacacctaccaaaaacaactaatccaaacggagcccttgccatttgagcccaatgggtacccaagtatttcccatcctttcccattcattaatgggtatagttgggatgtgtcccaacttaaacccaataccaaattataatacccatcccgcccaaagttcctttgggcatgggtagcccattgggacttgggacaaattgccagctCTACTTGAAAACAAGAGGTTAGCTTACTTATATTGCTGCAAAAATGTCCAAGTGTCAAGCGAATCCCCATAACTATTTTGAAAAAACTGATGAAGCCTCTAGagaaaaaaggggagaaaaaaacacTTTTGTAGTGTAACATGAGGACGTCTTCGTGAAGGTTCTATCCAggaaagaaccaaaaaaaaaaaagtgaagcaTACCAGCTTTGACCATGCcatatattcttttttttttttcgagggtttttttttcttctaaaaaagaaacaaaagcagAATATGTCCAGCTTGGTGGCAATTTTCTAAATTTAACAACCGCCTTTTCctacctaaaaataaaaaaataaaaccgacCTGATCACATCGAATCTTAGCTCAATTCCAACTTGGAAAAAGACCTCCACATAGCCGTCCAGATCATCAACAACCGCTTAATCCTAACCGTCCATTCTTCAACAACCACCTATAAATAACCCCAACCATCCCCCGGACTTTTGTTAACCCTCGGCGGTTTGGTTGTTAGGTAAGAATCGTCTAACTCGGTTTTCTGCATCGGTTTAGGGCTGTGAAATTAGTTAAATTGGAATTGTCAATTGACGGTAGGCTCTGATTTATTCATGATTGCTTTAGGTGGTAGCTCTGGTATTCGGCGTTTTCGCGATCATCAGATAGTTCGAGTTTTTTTGCAATAGTTTGGTTTGTTGATATGATGATAATTTGTCCATCGTTCCAATTTATCGGACAATATTGGTGTCGGTTTTCCTTCTTGTTAATGTTTCGAAATTCACCTTGTTGTAGAATTGGCAGAATGGAGGAGAGAAGCGCTCTGTTGGATGGATTTGAATGTGGTCCGAAAATTTGGGAGTTCTTCTCTAATCCCCTCTTGGTCTTGGGTTGTTCTTATCTTTGCTTGATAAAGTCACCGCCTTTATTTTATGGGGTCATTGCTGACGAGCTCTAGGTGTTGTCTTGATCTTAGGGGAGCTTGGAttcaagggtttggtcgtgattATTATCCTGTTCTCCTGTTTTACAAAATTTTGGGGGAGTTTTTCTTTCCCTACTTGTGGCTTTGTGCTGTTTTCCTGAACAACGATTGGgagtttttttttggataataaTGATTGAAAAACCATAGGAGTTATCCAACATACATGACTTTGTTTGGTATTCCAGTTTATCTGACAATTTGGCATCACATTACCgtattgttgttgttgcttaGAGATTGGCCTTGCTTTTAGAACGGTGGAATTCTGGCCTTACGAGGAGAGGAGATGTTTTGACTGGTGCTCTAAAATTGGGAAATTTACCACCTTTTAGGGAGTTATTATTATCTGGCTCTACATGTTGTCTTGATCGTAGGGGAGCTTGGAGTTTTGGTCATTGTAGTTACCCTGCTATATTGGTTTACGAGATTTCATAAAAGTTTGCTCTTTTcctactttttaaaaaaaattttttttttttaaagctgtTTTTCCTTAGGACTGATGGGGACCTTCTGGATATGGTGATTGATTTGCTCTGCATCTACCTCGTTAGGATTGAAGGATTGAACAACTCAAGTTGTCTGTTTCAAAGGAACTATTTAACTTCCTTGACATGACTTTGGTTGCTGGAATCTGGGTACAGATGACTCGGAGGTTTGATGACAACTTACGTCTCTTGTCCGAAATCAAAGACTTTTTGCATTGTTAACAAAGGGAGTTCGcactattttttcctttttgcttgagCCAACTTAGTGGTTTTGACACCTGTAAATATCTCATGTCCCCCCCCTTAATGTTAGGATCTTGGAATTGAGACCTGTATCTTCTAATGCATCCAAAGGCATTTCCTCTTCATATTTTTAAGTAACTTTTTTTGCTCATGtatttcttgttttttgctGACACTTTGTTTAAAATTGTACTGATTATTGGTCTTGTTCCAGGGGGTTCCCCTTCATCCCAACCTTTTTAGTTGTGGTTGCTCTAAGAGGTAACTGGCATCATCAATTATGCTGTGTTGTTCAAATAGGAAGTGTGAATTTGATTGTTTTCATCATTGTGCATTACATGATTTTGGAGATTTTCTCGTCATATGCGTAATGGTTAGGGCTTCTTTTGGCAGCTTCTAAATGGTTGTTCGGGTTATATGTCCTCAGCTGTGTAGTAGGCGTTTTTTGGAAGGAGTTATGTTTCCCCACCTGTATACTTGAAGGTCGTCTCTTTAGGCGGATGTGGAATTTCAAGTTTTGCAATACTGGGTTTGTCGTCATTATGTTTTTCTCATACATGACAATTTATTATTGGAAGATTTTGACATCAGTTAACTTTATTGATATGTTATCTCTATAAAATGAGTTGGGGGCACAACTATCAGCATTTAAACAGTACGTGAAGGAGAGCTGTCCTATCCAAGGGATGTGACAGTTTAAAGTGTTTGAAAGTATTTTTCAACATTTCTATGCTGATTACTGTTTATAACAATCTATATTTGAAAGCCAACAGTTTGCGGGTCATTTGACTTTGTATACTCATggatttttggtgattttgagCTGTTGTTGTGGTATCTCGGGGCTTCCTTCTTCCAATCAAAGCTTATCTTCCTTGTCTTGGAGGAGTCCTCTTCTACCTTGAGCTAATTGCACCTAGTTGTTTTTGAACTTGGTGGTTTTGGGAATATTTTTAATGTCCATCTCTCATCTGTACTATAGTGGCTTGGATTCAAGATTGATCGTTTAGTACTGTAGCTGTGAATTATCTTCAACATGATTCTTGAGCCAAAAAGTTGAGCAGTTCTTCTCTTTGATACTTGGTGTGACTGGTTTTCTTAACCAACAGTGGACAGCTTTTGGTTAGTCATAAACCCATTCTGTCCTCTAATTTGATGAAGAAGTTTGTGTGGCTAAAATGTCTGAAAAGAGCTATCAACACCCTTGTGCTTATTACTTCCAAGTCTGTTTGTCTATCTTCATTTTAGGAAGAAGCTTGGAATTAAAGAACTCACTGGGGTAAAGTGATTGAATGGCGTTCTCTGCTTCTTTGGagcattacattttttttttggaatcatCTGTAAGGACTTTCTGTGTTTGTTGTGTATGATCTTGGGTTTGTGTCTCCCTGTTTTCATCGAGATCTTTGCTTTCTTCTTCTGAGCCTAACACCATTTACATTGTTTTGGAGGAACTCTTTTCTGCCTCTGACTAATTGATCCTCTGTGCATGatcaattttcagttttctATTGATGTTGATGTCTCCTCTCTATTGTTGGAACTGGGGTGCAAGATGGGTGTTGTGCTTGAAGATTTCCTAGGCTCTTTTATCTGCTTCTTGATAATTTGGCGAATTCATTCTGCTGTTTGGCGCGGCATTACAATTTATCCATCTGCATGATGTTGTGAGAGAAAA is drawn from Coffea arabica cultivar ET-39 chromosome 1c, Coffea Arabica ET-39 HiFi, whole genome shotgun sequence and contains these coding sequences:
- the LOC113694342 gene encoding uncharacterized protein isoform X4 — encoded protein: MTLVAGIWVQMTRRGFPFIPTFLVVVALRASKWLFGLYVLSCVVGVFWKELCFPTCILEGRLFRRMWNFKFCNTGEFYCAVMRRELQVLCCGLHDFAGEPEFFAFPAFAVRFL
- the LOC113694342 gene encoding uncharacterized protein isoform X5 gives rise to the protein MTLVAGIWVQMTRRGFPFIPTFLVVVALRASKWLFGLYVLSCVVGVFWKELCFPTCILEGRLFRRMWNFKFCNTGFLLMLMSPLYCWNWGARWVLCLKIS